In a genomic window of Pseudomonas oryzihabitans:
- a CDS encoding polysaccharide biosynthesis/export family protein, whose product MKIRLTTLALLTPLLVSCANVPDAQNVPVDILTAPPADNQLTTVMPVQQALRPQDVLDVIFHMNLSSATAYRIQPMDKVEVLFANAPELNGTRLVMPDGVVELPYVNGVKIGGLTVDEARAQLTRSYLKVLRRPEITLSVPQLMSKEENLRLTLNHPSYGQSREILVGDDGTASFPLLGNLSVRGMTISQLEAELDRRYANQTGHMKVDVLLKSTAPNEVYILGEVAQPGAYPVRRPISVLEALTLARGATVGAKLDSAVIMQRQGDHVVARVYDLSKLLDGKAAAFAYLRPDDLLYIPKTRLSRAGQFSKQLADVLLFQGVGVGLSYRLDNKGDTVYREQGGTTSNTTTTRAP is encoded by the coding sequence ATGAAAATCCGCCTTACCACCTTAGCGCTCCTGACCCCGCTGCTGGTCAGCTGTGCCAACGTCCCCGATGCCCAGAATGTGCCGGTGGATATCCTTACCGCACCGCCCGCTGACAACCAGCTCACCACTGTGATGCCCGTGCAGCAGGCCCTGCGTCCGCAGGATGTCCTGGATGTCATCTTCCACATGAACCTCAGCAGTGCCACGGCCTATCGGATCCAACCGATGGATAAGGTCGAGGTCTTGTTCGCCAATGCTCCCGAACTCAACGGCACGCGCCTCGTGATGCCCGATGGCGTCGTCGAGTTGCCCTACGTCAATGGCGTGAAGATCGGCGGCCTGACGGTGGATGAGGCCCGGGCCCAGCTCACGCGTAGCTACCTGAAAGTCCTCAGGCGCCCTGAGATCACGCTGTCGGTTCCGCAACTGATGTCCAAGGAAGAAAACCTGCGGCTGACGCTGAATCATCCGAGCTATGGCCAGAGTCGCGAGATCTTGGTTGGCGACGATGGCACGGCCAGCTTCCCGCTGCTGGGCAACCTCTCGGTACGCGGCATGACGATCAGCCAGCTGGAAGCCGAACTGGACCGTCGCTACGCCAACCAGACCGGCCACATGAAGGTGGACGTGCTGCTCAAGAGCACGGCACCCAACGAGGTCTATATCCTTGGCGAAGTGGCACAACCGGGCGCCTATCCGGTTCGCCGTCCCATCTCGGTGCTGGAGGCCCTCACCCTGGCTCGCGGCGCCACCGTCGGCGCCAAGCTGGATTCAGCCGTGATCATGCAGCGCCAGGGCGACCATGTGGTGGCACGGGTCTACGATCTGTCCAAACTGCTCGATGGCAAGGCCGCCGCCTTCGCCTATCTACGCCCGGACGACCTGCTCTACATTCCCAAGACGCGTCTAAGCCGCGCCGGCCAGTTCAGCAAGCAACTCGCGGACGTACTGCTGTTCCAGGGGGTTGGCGTAGGCCTCTCCTATCGTCTGGACAACAAGGGCGACACCGTCTACCGCGAACAGGGCGGCACGACGAGTAACACCACTACCACCAGGGCGCCCTAG
- a CDS encoding GumC family protein, whose product MNKMENYLHEFLRVFFANSRLIKRVFLVFTLVTLALALLLPKHYDISGQVIVQSKKLSQSDPNGLLTPDADKYLPLTLADMETESDILRSPTLIRSTLAELVAEGHYQLRPTLVQRLFVLPLKTLVITPLRSIVIDPLHRLLGGEPLPPKETLLDEYTADAIKNLKIATLPGSNVISVDLKSLDPAQGTLFVDRLLHNYLERRRALQSNDLPETFYEKKKAQYGERLNALESQRIQLLQGVNSVDPTQETTFRLNAISTEEAALNTYRDNYLEGKHWLEYLEKNLIEAKKRRPSDYAFPFSFTNTVNGVAYQDSEIKQLGDQLIQQISRYGNAAEVFQPDSVPMQQQRAQIDRTHQEFLKIVANRIRERQANQQTLQAVIDQKTARIDEYKARVRQLQDIEGRLRQLDTEIDALHKAFFTYTQRYEESRDLNLIESLPSNARILSNPQEPTQAAFPRPFQVVLLGLLTGLLLAIALGYIREFFDHRFKHPNQIQQHLNLPVLMVLNSQRRVLGNPYRRGSLRWLWHCLWR is encoded by the coding sequence ATGAACAAGATGGAAAACTATCTCCACGAATTTCTGCGGGTATTTTTCGCCAATAGCCGTCTGATCAAGCGGGTCTTTCTGGTCTTCACCCTGGTGACCCTGGCGCTGGCCTTGCTCCTGCCCAAGCATTACGACATCTCCGGCCAAGTCATCGTACAGTCCAAGAAGCTTTCTCAAAGCGATCCCAATGGCCTGCTCACTCCAGACGCGGACAAGTATCTGCCCCTAACACTGGCCGACATGGAGACCGAAAGCGACATCCTGCGCTCGCCCACGCTGATTCGCAGCACCCTGGCGGAGCTGGTCGCCGAGGGACACTACCAATTGCGTCCGACCTTGGTGCAACGCTTGTTCGTACTGCCGCTCAAGACGCTGGTAATAACTCCCCTGCGCTCGATCGTGATCGATCCGCTGCACCGCCTGCTCGGCGGAGAGCCTTTGCCGCCCAAGGAAACCTTGCTGGACGAATACACCGCGGATGCCATCAAGAATCTGAAGATCGCGACCCTGCCGGGTTCGAACGTCATCTCGGTGGACCTCAAGTCCCTCGATCCAGCCCAAGGCACGCTGTTCGTCGATCGCCTGCTGCACAACTACCTGGAACGCCGCCGCGCCCTGCAGTCGAACGATCTGCCGGAGACCTTCTATGAAAAGAAGAAGGCACAGTACGGCGAGCGTCTGAACGCCCTGGAGAGCCAGCGCATCCAGTTGCTGCAAGGGGTCAATTCCGTAGATCCCACTCAGGAAACCACCTTCCGCTTGAATGCGATCAGCACCGAAGAAGCGGCACTCAACACTTATCGTGACAACTACCTGGAAGGCAAGCACTGGCTGGAATACCTGGAAAAGAACTTGATAGAGGCCAAGAAACGCCGCCCCAGTGACTACGCCTTTCCCTTCAGCTTCACCAACACGGTGAATGGCGTCGCCTACCAGGACAGCGAGATCAAGCAACTGGGTGATCAGTTGATCCAGCAGATCAGCCGCTACGGCAATGCCGCCGAGGTCTTTCAGCCCGATAGCGTGCCCATGCAACAACAGCGCGCCCAGATCGACCGCACTCACCAGGAATTCCTCAAGATCGTGGCGAACCGCATTCGCGAGCGCCAAGCCAATCAACAGACGTTGCAAGCGGTGATCGACCAGAAAACGGCGCGCATCGACGAATACAAGGCCCGGGTACGCCAGTTGCAGGACATCGAGGGGCGGCTACGGCAGCTGGATACCGAAATCGATGCGTTGCACAAGGCCTTCTTCACCTACACGCAGCGCTACGAAGAAAGTCGCGATCTCAACCTGATTGAGAGCCTGCCCTCCAACGCCCGCATTCTCAGCAACCCGCAAGAGCCCACCCAGGCCGCCTTCCCGCGCCCATTCCAGGTCGTGCTGCTGGGTTTGCTGACCGGTCTGCTGCTGGCCATCGCCTTGGGCTACATCCGCGAGTTCTTCGACCATCGCTTCAAGCATCCCAACCAGATTCAGCAGCATCTGAATCTACCGGTGCTGATGGTGCTCAACAGCCAGCGCCGTGTGCTGGGCAACCCCTATCGGCGCGGCTCCTTGCGCTGGCTGTGGCATTGCCTGTGGCGATGA
- the ntrB gene encoding nitrate ABC transporter permease, which produces MNAHTRPPKALATFRPQTRLRRLTQQVLRNGLPPLVVGALLLIVWQLLCSRPGAALPPPSQVVSDTWELITQPFYDNGGNDVGMAWQLLASLERVAYGYLMAAVVGIALGVLVGQSAWAMRGLDPLFQILRTVPPLAWLPLSLAGFKDSHPSALFVIFITAIWPIIINTSVGIRNIPEDYRNVARVLRLNGWEYFQKIMLPAAAPYIFSGLRIGVGLSWLAIIAAEMLIGGVGIGFFIWDAWNASRISDIILALVYVGVIGFLLDRLVALIGRLVTRGTAN; this is translated from the coding sequence ATGAACGCCCATACCCGGCCGCCCAAGGCCCTCGCGACCTTTCGCCCGCAGACCCGGCTGCGTCGTCTCACCCAGCAGGTGCTGCGCAATGGCCTGCCGCCGCTGGTGGTGGGCGCCCTGCTGCTGATCGTCTGGCAATTGCTGTGCAGCCGCCCCGGCGCGGCCCTGCCGCCGCCGAGCCAGGTGGTCAGCGACACCTGGGAGCTGATCACCCAGCCCTTCTACGACAATGGCGGCAACGACGTGGGGATGGCCTGGCAGCTGCTCGCCAGCCTCGAACGGGTCGCCTATGGCTACCTGATGGCCGCGGTGGTGGGCATCGCCCTGGGGGTACTGGTCGGCCAATCGGCCTGGGCCATGCGCGGTCTCGATCCGCTGTTCCAGATCCTCCGTACCGTGCCGCCACTGGCCTGGCTGCCGCTGTCCCTGGCCGGCTTCAAGGACAGCCACCCCTCGGCACTGTTCGTCATCTTCATCACCGCCATCTGGCCGATCATCATCAATACCTCGGTGGGCATCCGCAACATCCCCGAGGACTACCGCAACGTGGCGCGGGTGCTGCGCCTGAACGGCTGGGAATACTTCCAGAAGATCATGCTGCCGGCGGCGGCGCCCTACATCTTCTCCGGTCTGCGCATCGGCGTCGGCCTGTCGTGGCTGGCCATCATCGCCGCCGAGATGCTGATCGGCGGCGTCGGCATCGGCTTCTTCATCTGGGATGCCTGGAACGCCTCGCGCATCAGCGACATCATCCTGGCGCTGGTCTACGTCGGCGTCATCGGCTTCCTGCTCGACCGGTTGGTGGCCCTCATCGGCCGGCTGGTCACCCGCGGCACCGCGAACTAG
- a CDS encoding CpsD/CapB family tyrosine-protein kinase produces MPLSPPFSPSEVNLASTVMDKEQRVVLLTAANAGSGVTTSALALANELARSSRGRVLLVDASFSATALSQQLNLTSHPGFLDLLLETPPPTLDDCIHTQPQWTFDVLGSGHVKRYNDRLPPEVLEGLLDELRQRYRFVVIDAAAIYSPADTLAISALVDGVILVIKAEDTRWEVAQAAVQRLTQAAAKVIGCVFNERKYYMPKWIYDHL; encoded by the coding sequence ATGCCGTTATCACCGCCCTTCTCGCCTAGCGAGGTCAACCTGGCCAGTACCGTGATGGACAAGGAGCAACGCGTGGTTCTGCTCACGGCGGCGAATGCCGGCAGTGGCGTCACCACCAGCGCCTTGGCACTGGCCAATGAGCTGGCACGCTCCAGCCGCGGCCGGGTCCTGCTGGTGGATGCCAGCTTCTCGGCGACCGCCCTGAGCCAGCAGTTGAATCTGACCAGTCATCCCGGCTTTCTCGATCTGCTGCTGGAAACCCCGCCACCGACGCTAGACGACTGCATCCATACCCAACCCCAATGGACCTTCGACGTCCTGGGCAGCGGTCACGTGAAACGCTACAACGATCGCCTGCCGCCAGAAGTACTGGAAGGCCTGTTGGATGAATTGCGCCAGCGCTATCGCTTCGTGGTAATCGATGCAGCCGCCATCTATTCACCGGCCGACACCCTGGCCATCAGTGCCCTGGTCGACGGCGTGATCCTGGTGATCAAGGCCGAGGACACCCGTTGGGAAGTCGCCCAAGCTGCCGTTCAACGCCTTACCCAAGCCGCGGCCAAGGTGATCGGCTGCGTCTTCAACGAACGTAAGTACTACATGCCCAAGTGGATCTACGACCACCTGTAG
- the cobA gene encoding uroporphyrinogen-III C-methyltransferase — translation MSGKVWLIGAGPGDPELLTLKAVRALGEAEVVMIDDLVNPAVLEHCPGARVIRVGKRGGCRSTPQAFIHRLMLRYARQGRCVARLKGGDPCIFGRAGEEAEWLAARGVQSEIVNGITAGLAGATACGISLTLRGVARGVTLVTAHTQDDSAPNWNALAATGTTLVVYMGVARLSEIQQGLLDGGLPTTTPVAMIENASLPTQRESRSTLLDLQVDAALFQLKSPAILVIGEVVGQAALQQALSFADQASA, via the coding sequence ATGAGCGGAAAAGTCTGGTTGATCGGTGCCGGCCCTGGCGATCCCGAGCTGCTCACCCTCAAGGCGGTGCGCGCCCTGGGCGAGGCCGAGGTGGTGATGATCGACGATCTGGTCAATCCGGCCGTGCTCGAGCACTGTCCAGGCGCCCGGGTGATCCGCGTCGGCAAGAGAGGCGGCTGCCGCTCCACGCCCCAGGCCTTCATCCATCGGCTGATGCTGCGCTATGCCCGCCAGGGTCGCTGCGTCGCCCGGCTCAAGGGCGGTGATCCCTGCATCTTCGGCCGGGCCGGCGAAGAAGCCGAGTGGCTGGCCGCCCGTGGCGTGCAGAGCGAGATCGTCAACGGCATCACCGCGGGCCTGGCCGGTGCCACCGCCTGCGGCATCTCCCTCACCCTGCGCGGCGTGGCCCGCGGCGTGACCCTGGTCACCGCCCACACCCAGGACGACAGCGCCCCCAACTGGAACGCCCTGGCGGCCACCGGGACCACTCTGGTGGTGTACATGGGCGTGGCCCGTCTGAGCGAGATCCAGCAGGGCCTGCTGGACGGCGGCCTGCCGACGACTACCCCGGTAGCCATGATCGAGAACGCGTCCCTGCCGACCCAACGCGAAAGCCGCTCGACGCTGCTGGATCTCCAGGTGGACGCCGCCCTCTTCCAGCTGAAAAGCCCGGCGATCCTGGTGATCGGCGAGGTGGTGGGCCAGGCGGCGCTGCAACAGGCCCTGAGTTTCGCCGATCAGGCCAGTGCCTGA
- a CDS encoding ABC transporter ATP-binding protein → MAKPYLSIEHVDKSFTRNGMTSTVLRDVNLKIERGEYISIIGHSGCGKSTVLNIVAGLIEPTSGSILLENREVRGPGPERSLVFQNHSLLPWLTVYENVALAVDKVFKHTKNKAERHAWTLHNLDMVNMSHALHKRPSEISGGMKQRVGIARALAMEPKVLLLDEPFGALDALTRAHLQDEVMRIQSELHNTVMMITHDVDEAVLLSDRIVMMTNGPAATIGEILTIDLPRPRDRITLVDDPRYNFYRHAVLSFLYEKHGHPGAVA, encoded by the coding sequence ATGGCCAAGCCCTACCTGAGCATCGAGCACGTCGACAAGAGTTTTACCCGCAACGGCATGACCTCCACGGTGCTGCGCGACGTCAACCTCAAGATCGAACGCGGCGAATACATCTCCATCATCGGCCACTCCGGCTGCGGCAAGTCGACGGTGCTCAACATCGTTGCCGGGTTGATCGAGCCTACCTCCGGCTCGATCCTGCTGGAGAACCGCGAGGTCCGCGGCCCCGGTCCGGAACGCAGCCTGGTGTTCCAGAACCACTCGCTGCTGCCCTGGCTGACCGTCTACGAGAACGTCGCCCTGGCGGTGGACAAGGTGTTCAAACACACCAAGAACAAGGCCGAGCGCCACGCCTGGACGCTGCACAACCTGGACATGGTCAACATGAGCCATGCCCTGCACAAGAGACCCAGCGAGATCTCCGGCGGCATGAAGCAGCGCGTCGGCATCGCCCGTGCCCTGGCCATGGAGCCCAAGGTGCTGCTCCTGGACGAGCCCTTCGGCGCCCTGGACGCCCTCACCCGGGCGCACCTGCAGGACGAGGTGATGCGTATCCAGAGCGAATTGCACAACACGGTGATGATGATCACCCACGACGTGGACGAGGCGGTGCTGCTGTCGGATCGGATCGTCATGATGACCAACGGCCCGGCCGCCACCATTGGCGAGATCCTCACCATCGACCTGCCGCGCCCACGCGATCGCATCACCCTGGTGGACGACCCGCGCTACAACTTCTATCGCCATGCGGTACTGAGCTTCCTCTACGAAAAGCACGGCCATCCCGGCGCCGTGGCCTGA
- a CDS encoding CmpA/NrtA family ABC transporter substrate-binding protein, with the protein MDDSSRNDDQAGRGLPRRSFLKQSLGVLGAGAALGLLPPGLRSAAWAAGSDAVETTKAKLGFIALTDAAPLFVADELGLFAKYGMTEVEVLKQSSWGTTRDNLVLGSAANGIDGAHILTPMVYHLASGKITPNGQPLPMALLARLNVDGQGISLSNEYKDQKIGLDASGFKSALAARQAAGKKTSAAMTFPGGTHDLWIRYWLAANGINPNQDTTTLVVPPAQMVANMKVGNMDAFCVGEPWNAQLVKQNIGYSALTTGELWANHPEKALALRGDYVQANPKATVALLKAVLEAQQYCEAAANKAKVAEICAKRRWIGAPAEDVVGRLQGTFDYGNGRVVQNSPHLMKFWSEHASFPYQSHDLWFITENQRWGYLPGDLDAQGLIAQVNRADLWREAAAAIGVPAGDIPTGNSRGRETFFDGKVFDPADPKAYLASLTLKA; encoded by the coding sequence ATGGACGACAGCTCCCGTAACGATGACCAGGCCGGTCGTGGACTCCCCCGCCGCAGTTTCCTCAAGCAGTCGCTCGGCGTGCTCGGTGCCGGTGCTGCCCTCGGTCTGCTGCCACCCGGTCTCAGGTCCGCCGCCTGGGCGGCCGGCAGCGACGCCGTGGAAACCACCAAGGCCAAGCTCGGCTTCATCGCCCTCACCGATGCCGCGCCGCTGTTCGTGGCCGACGAGCTGGGGCTGTTCGCCAAGTACGGCATGACCGAGGTGGAGGTGCTCAAGCAATCCTCCTGGGGCACGACCCGCGACAACCTAGTACTGGGCTCGGCCGCCAACGGCATCGATGGCGCCCATATCCTCACGCCCATGGTCTATCACCTGGCCTCCGGCAAGATCACCCCCAACGGCCAGCCGCTGCCGATGGCGCTGCTGGCCCGGCTCAACGTCGACGGTCAAGGCATCTCCCTGTCCAACGAGTACAAGGACCAGAAGATCGGCCTCGACGCCAGCGGCTTCAAGAGCGCCCTGGCCGCCCGCCAGGCCGCCGGCAAGAAGACCTCGGCCGCCATGACCTTCCCCGGCGGCACCCACGATCTGTGGATTCGCTACTGGCTGGCGGCCAACGGCATCAACCCGAACCAGGACACCACTACCCTGGTGGTGCCGCCGGCGCAGATGGTGGCCAACATGAAGGTGGGCAACATGGACGCCTTCTGCGTGGGCGAGCCCTGGAACGCCCAACTGGTCAAGCAGAACATCGGCTACAGCGCCCTGACCACCGGCGAGCTTTGGGCCAATCATCCGGAGAAGGCCCTGGCCCTGCGCGGCGACTATGTCCAGGCCAACCCCAAGGCCACCGTGGCGCTGCTCAAGGCGGTGCTGGAAGCCCAGCAATACTGCGAGGCAGCGGCCAACAAGGCCAAAGTAGCCGAGATATGCGCCAAGCGCCGCTGGATCGGCGCACCCGCCGAAGACGTGGTCGGCCGCCTGCAGGGCACCTTCGACTACGGTAATGGCCGGGTGGTGCAGAACAGTCCGCACCTGATGAAGTTCTGGAGCGAGCACGCCTCCTTCCCCTACCAGAGCCATGACCTCTGGTTCATCACCGAGAACCAGCGCTGGGGCTACCTGCCTGGCGATCTGGATGCCCAGGGCCTGATCGCCCAGGTGAACCGTGCCGACCTCTGGCGCGAAGCGGCGGCGGCCATCGGCGTACCGGCTGGCGACATCCCCACCGGCAACTCGCGCGGCCGGGAGACCTTCTTCGACGGCAAGGTGTTCGACCCCGCCGATCCCAAGGCCTATCTCGCCAGCCTGACGCTCAAGGCCTGA
- a CDS encoding NAD-dependent epimerase produces the protein MKVLVTGAAGFIGAHLTRRLLLDGHEVVGLDNFNDYYSPHLKEQRLAWIEAAAGGFSMYRQDISDLDKLLRLFVHERPEAVVHLAAQAGVRYSLVNPAAYLDSNLKGFLNVLEACRHHPVSHLLFASSSSVYGANGATPYAVADRTDHPLSLYAASKKANELMAHSYSHLYQLPATGLRFFTVYGPWGRPDMSPMLFAKSIVEGRPIRLFNFGEHQRDFTYIDDIVEALVRLLPVAPTHDPNWNDQVPDPAGSRAPWRLYNIGGNRPVYLRRYVALLEECLGRKAELQLLPRQPGDVLHTFADCAPLETAIGFAPQVTLEEGLRLFVDWFRTYHGLSTSARVTSVVPGDH, from the coding sequence ATGAAGGTTCTGGTAACTGGAGCGGCTGGCTTCATCGGGGCTCATTTGACACGTCGGCTGCTCTTGGACGGCCATGAGGTCGTCGGGCTCGACAACTTCAACGACTACTACTCGCCACACCTGAAGGAGCAACGCCTCGCCTGGATAGAGGCAGCGGCGGGCGGCTTCTCGATGTACCGGCAGGACATCAGCGATCTGGACAAGCTGCTGCGGCTATTCGTCCATGAAAGACCCGAGGCGGTAGTCCATTTAGCGGCACAGGCCGGCGTCCGCTATTCCCTGGTAAATCCTGCCGCCTACCTCGACAGCAACCTCAAAGGGTTCCTCAATGTTCTGGAAGCCTGTCGGCACCATCCGGTGAGCCACCTGCTGTTCGCTTCTTCCAGTTCAGTGTACGGCGCCAACGGTGCTACCCCCTACGCCGTGGCTGATCGCACCGATCATCCGCTGTCGCTCTACGCCGCCAGCAAGAAAGCCAACGAACTGATGGCACACAGCTATAGCCATCTCTATCAACTACCCGCGACCGGGCTGCGCTTCTTCACCGTCTATGGGCCCTGGGGGCGTCCCGACATGTCGCCGATGCTGTTCGCCAAGTCGATCGTCGAAGGTCGACCGATCCGGCTGTTCAACTTCGGCGAACACCAACGCGACTTCACCTACATCGACGACATCGTGGAAGCCTTGGTGCGTTTGCTGCCCGTAGCGCCGACGCACGATCCGAACTGGAATGACCAAGTACCGGATCCCGCCGGCAGCCGGGCGCCTTGGCGGCTCTACAACATCGGCGGCAATCGGCCGGTGTATCTCCGGCGTTATGTAGCACTGCTGGAAGAGTGCCTGGGGCGCAAGGCCGAACTGCAATTGCTGCCGAGGCAGCCCGGAGATGTGCTGCACACCTTCGCCGATTGCGCCCCCCTGGAAACCGCCATCGGCTTCGCGCCCCAGGTCACTCTCGAAGAGGGGCTGCGCCTCTTCGTGGACTGGTTCCGCACCTATCACGGGCTGTCGACCAGCGCCCGTGTGACCAGCGTCGTGCCGGGAGATCACTGA
- a CDS encoding glycosyltransferase family 4 protein yields MNPPTVVHLIHSGGFYGAERMLLDHCLHVPGRHEVLFLQAPAALLARFRAAGIRCTDCSGLTAVMRQLRGRAVVLNAHNFKAQVFAWLVARRLDLPLLLTQHGFTPRSLKQRLYTRLALAIAGSRGVSRVVCVSRALERLHLAHGIAAERLSVIPNGLPALPEQPLPGGLEPLVGFIGRLSSEKGPDLFLDAVIPLCRARSGLRAVMLGDGPEAVGVRDRLAAEQLTERIELPGYQDDSQAWLRRLSVLVVSSRTEGTPLVVLEAMRAGVPVVAFAVGGVPDMLEHERSALLAAPGNPDQLGAAIARLLDDPALAQALARQARVRQVQDYHLPALAACWSRLYTQASRGLAT; encoded by the coding sequence ATGAATCCGCCGACGGTGGTGCACCTGATCCATAGTGGCGGCTTCTATGGTGCCGAGCGGATGTTGCTCGATCATTGCCTGCATGTGCCGGGACGCCACGAGGTACTGTTCCTCCAAGCACCGGCCGCGTTGCTGGCCCGCTTTCGCGCGGCCGGCATCCGCTGCACGGACTGCTCGGGCCTGACTGCGGTAATGCGCCAGCTGCGCGGACGCGCGGTGGTGCTCAATGCTCACAACTTCAAGGCGCAGGTCTTTGCATGGCTGGTCGCGCGCCGACTGGACCTTCCCTTGCTACTCACGCAGCACGGCTTCACACCCCGTAGCCTCAAGCAGCGCCTCTACACTCGCCTGGCCCTGGCCATCGCCGGTAGCCGGGGTGTCAGCCGGGTGGTCTGCGTGTCCCGTGCCCTGGAGCGCCTGCATCTGGCACATGGCATCGCGGCCGAGCGCCTCAGCGTGATTCCCAACGGCCTCCCCGCGCTGCCCGAGCAACCGTTGCCAGGTGGGTTGGAGCCGTTGGTAGGTTTCATCGGCCGCCTGAGCAGCGAGAAGGGACCGGACCTGTTCCTCGATGCCGTGATACCGCTATGCCGAGCCCGCTCCGGGCTGCGAGCCGTCATGCTGGGCGATGGTCCGGAGGCGGTGGGCGTGCGCGATCGGCTGGCAGCGGAACAGCTGACTGAGCGCATCGAACTGCCCGGCTACCAAGACGATAGTCAGGCCTGGTTGCGTCGACTCTCGGTATTGGTAGTCAGCTCGCGCACCGAGGGCACACCTTTGGTGGTGCTCGAAGCCATGCGTGCCGGAGTGCCCGTCGTCGCCTTCGCGGTCGGCGGCGTGCCTGACATGCTCGAGCATGAGCGTAGCGCCCTTTTGGCAGCCCCTGGCAATCCTGATCAGCTAGGAGCGGCTATCGCCCGGCTGCTGGACGATCCCGCCTTGGCGCAGGCACTGGCCCGGCAAGCGCGGGTCCGCCAGGTACAGGACTATCATCTACCAGCCCTGGCGGCCTGCTGGTCGAGGCTCTATACCCAAGCCAGTCGAGGACTGGCGACATGA
- a CDS encoding sugar transferase: MQLDPLSGKLTDFADSHTEARRERRNPELRARIDKALAKQDISWVTGRPGGRSWALSRSKRFTSALLAALLLLLLSPLLLLVAILVKASGPGPILFVQQRTGFRGRRFGMYKFRTMVANAEALKSSLQHLNKHGSDAIDFKVDRDPRITPIGRWLRRTSIDELPNLLNVIRGDMRLVGPRPTSFKADTYLPSHLSRLSIYPGITGLWQVSGRSNVGFDERVQLDMLYIERQSPWFDLRILLKTPLKVIDGQGAS, encoded by the coding sequence ATGCAACTGGATCCGCTGTCGGGAAAACTCACCGACTTCGCCGATAGCCACACCGAAGCTCGACGGGAACGGCGCAATCCCGAGTTACGCGCCCGTATCGATAAGGCGCTGGCCAAACAGGATATCTCCTGGGTGACGGGGCGTCCGGGTGGCCGCTCCTGGGCGCTGTCGCGCAGCAAAAGATTCACCTCCGCCCTTCTCGCAGCACTGCTGCTGTTGCTGCTATCCCCCTTGCTCCTGCTGGTCGCGATTCTGGTAAAGGCCAGCGGACCAGGGCCGATACTGTTCGTGCAGCAACGTACCGGCTTTCGCGGACGCCGCTTCGGCATGTACAAATTCCGCACCATGGTGGCCAACGCCGAAGCGCTCAAGAGCTCGTTGCAGCACCTGAACAAGCACGGATCGGATGCCATAGATTTCAAGGTGGATCGCGATCCCCGGATCACTCCGATCGGTCGCTGGCTGCGGCGCACCAGCATCGATGAGTTGCCCAATTTACTCAACGTGATACGCGGCGACATGCGTCTGGTCGGCCCTCGGCCGACCTCCTTCAAGGCGGACACCTATCTACCCAGCCATCTTTCCCGGCTGAGCATCTATCCGGGCATCACCGGGCTCTGGCAGGTATCCGGGCGCAGCAATGTGGGTTTCGACGAACGTGTGCAGTTGGACATGCTGTACATCGAGCGCCAAAGCCCTTGGTTCGATCTGCGCATCCTGCTCAAGACGCCGCTGAAAGTTATCGACGGCCAAGGAGCCAGTTGA